The following is a genomic window from Paenibacillus sp. FSL R5-0766.
GCATATGATTTCACGTCCACAATTCGAAGTGATGAAAAAAGGCATGCGTATCATCAACTGTGCGCGTGGTGGTGTAGTTGACGAAATGGCACTTGTGGAAGCCATTGATCAAGGTATTGTTGCTGGTGCAGCTTTTGACGTATTTGAAAGCGAGCCGCCAGCCGCTGACCACCCGTTCCTGAATCACCCAAGCATTATCGTTACGCCTCACCTTGGTGCATCCACAGTAGAAGCACAAGAGAACGTGGCTATCGATGTGTCGGAACAGGTGCTTCACATTTTGCGTAACGAACCGTTTAAAAACGCAGTTAACATGCCGGCTGTTGCACCAACCGTGATGAACAAATTGCAGCCGTATTTCAAACTGGGTGAAACGTTGGGTAGTTTTGCAGCACAGATTACACAAAATGCAGTGCAGGAGATTCGGATTGACTATGCTGGTGAACTTTCTGAAGTAGATACTTCTCCTCTCACACGTTACATTGTGAAGGGTATTCTCGCCAGACATTTGGGTGGGGAAGCCAACATCGTTAACTCCATGCATCTGGCCAAAATCCGTGATCTGAATGTGGTTGTAAGCCAAACCTCAGCAACTAAAGGATTTACTAACCTGATTACCGTAACATTGGTTACAACTCAGGATGCTGAGGAACGTCGTGTAGCGGGTACATTGCTTGCAGGTTATGGAGAGCGTATCGTTCGTCTGGACAAATTCCCGGTAGATATCGCACCGGAAAGTCATCAAATTTTGATCTCCCACAACGATAAACCAGGTATTATCGGACGTGTAGGGACCCTGCTTGGACAAAACGATGTCAACATCGCATCCATGCAAGTTGGACGTAAAATTATTGGTGGTGCAGCGATCATGATTCTGACCGTAGATAAAGCTGTTCCAAAAGATGTGCTTGTGCAGCTTGCTGCGCTGCCAGAAATCAATACTGCTGTTGAAATTGTTCTGGAATAATCAAACATATTTCTATATGTAAAAGGAAAGACGGGACCCTCGTGGTTCCCGTCTTTTTTTGTTGTGTACCCGCTGAAATATCGGTGATGAAGCTTGCAAACAAAATTTAACTTAACTGAATAATGTTTAGTGTAGCTCCCGGAGGAGAAAGAATAGCTGTGCCAACGAGCCCGAATAATTGTAACTGTATTGTTGAACCAGCGGTAACGGTGACCATAAAGTCAGACTGCAGCTGACTGAGAGAAAGTACTGGAGATACTACACTCGCTGGAATAGCTGTACCGTTAAGTAAAACCCGAGATTGGATAGCAAGTGCAGCTGTCAGACTTATTTTGTATGAGATATAGTAACGACCTGCATTGGTCAGCGTGAAGGTGTCATTAGCCCCATTGACGGTTATACCTGTGCCAATATTTTGGTTATTCGGTAATGGAACGAGTGTACCACCCAATATTACAACAATCGTACCATTAGTGTTCTCAGCAAAAGCCGAGTTAGATGTTACAGATGTTCCTGTTGCACCTGTTGCTCCGGTAACTCCTGTACTTCCGGTTACGCCCACTCCCGTGGCTCCTGTAGCTCCTGTTTCCCCAGTCGCACCAGTTGCTCCGGTGCTTCCCGTTAGGCCAACTCCCGTTGCTCCCGTTATACCTGTGGCTCCTGTTTCCCCAGTGATACCAGTTGCTCCGGTAATTCCCGTTACACCGACTCCCGTGGCTCCGGTTATACCTGTAGCACCAGTTGCTCCGGTTTCCCCCGTAACACCGGTTGCTCCGGTACTTCCCGTTACGCCGACTCCCGTGGCTCCGGTTATACCTGTAGCTCCTGTTTCCCCAGTCGCACCTGTTGGCCCGGTAATTCCCGTTACACCGACTCCTGTTGCTCCAGTTATACCTGTAACTCCTGTTTCCCCAGTCGCACCTGTTGAGCCGGTAATTCCTGTTACGCCGACTCCCGTGGCTCCGGTTATACCTGTGGCTCCTGTTTCCCCAGTCGCACCTGTTGCCCCGGTAATTCCCGTTACACCGACTCCTGTGGCTCCAGTTATACCTGTGGCTCCTGTTTCCCCAGTCGCACCTGTTGCCCCGGTACTTCCTGTTACGCCCACTCCCGTGGCCCCGGTTTCCCCCGTGACACCAGTTGCTCCGGTTATTCCCGTTATGCCGACTCCCGTGGCTCCTGTTTCACCTGTTACGCCTACTCCCGTTGCGCCAGTCAATCCCGTTACGCCTGTTGCTCCTGTTTCACCTGTCGCTCCAGTACTACCCGTTACTCCAACTCCAGTTGCACCCGTAACTCCCGTAGCTCCTGCGTCCGCAAGCAATGTGTAATCCGGTGATGTGCCCGGCGTTCCGGTTGGCGATGCCACATTCGCAATATACGTACTACCATTGAAAGTAACGACCTGACCCGATGGATACGTTGGGGCTGCGGCTGGATCAAATGGTACAATGCCACTCAAACCTACACCTGTCGCCCCAGTCAACCCCACAAGACCAGTCGCTCCTGTTTCACCAGTACTTCCTGTCACTCCAACTCCAGTTGCACCCGTCACACCCGTTGCTCCCACCCCAGCAAGCAACGTGTAATCCGGCGATGTGCCCGGCGTTCCGGTTGGCGATGCCACATTCGCAATATACGTACTGCCATTGAACGTTACAACCTGGTCTGCTGGATACGTCGGGGCTACGGCTGGATCGAATGGTACAATGCCACTCAAACCTACGCCTGTCGCTCCTGTTACCCCTGATGCTCCTGTAGCTCCGGTACTTCCTGTCACTCCAACGCCAGTTGCACCGGTCACACCTGTCGCTCCTGCGCCCGCAAGCAATGTGTAATCCGATGAAGTCCCTGGCGTTCCGGTTGGCGATGCTACATTCGCAATATACGTACTGCCGTTGAACGTTACTACTTGACCCGCTGGATACGTTGGGGCTACGGCTGGATCGAATGGTACGATACCACTTAAACCTACACCTGTCGCCCCAGTCAACCCCACAAGACCAGTCGCTCCTGTTTCACCAGTACTTCCTGTCACTCCAACTCCAGTTGCACCCGTCACACCCGTTGCTCCCACCCCAGCAAGCAACGTGTAATCCGGCGATGTGCCCGGCGTTCCGGTTGGCGATGCCACATTCGCAATATACGTACTGCCATTGAAAGTGACGACCTGACCCGATGAATACGTCGGGGCTACGGCTGGATCGAATGGTACGATACCACTCAAACCTACGCCTGTCGCTCCTGTTACGCCCGATGCTCCTGTGATTCCGGTACTTCCCGTTACTCCAACTCCAGTTGCTCCCGTAACTCCCGTTGCTCCTGCTCCAGCAAGCAATCTGTAATCCTGTGAAGTCCTCGGCGTTCCGGTTGGCGATGCTACATTCGTAATATACGTACTGCCGTTGAACGTTACTACTTGACCCGCTGGATAAGTTGGGGCTACGGCTGGATCGAATGGTACAATGCCACTCAAACCTACGCCTGTCGCTCCCGTTACCCCTGATGCTCCTGTTTCACCAGTACTTCCTGTCACTCCAACGCCGGTTGCTCCTGTATCACCCGTTGCTCCCACCCCAGCAAGCAACGTGTAATCCGGTGATGTGCCCGGCGTTCCGGTTGGCGATGCCACATTTGCAATATACGTACTGCCATTGAACGTTACAACCTGACCCGATGAAAACGTCGGGGCTACGGCTGGATCGAATGGTACGATACCACTTAAACCTACACCTGTCGCCCCAGTCAACCCCACAAGACCAGTCGCTCCTGTTTCACCAGTACTTCCTGTCACTCCAACGCCAGTTGCACCCGTCACACCCGTTGCTCCCACCCCAGCAAGCAACGTGTAATCCGGCGATGTGCCCGGCGTTCCGGTTGGCGATGCCACATTTGCAATATACGTACTGCCATTGAAAGTGACGACCTGACCCGATGAATACGTCGGGGCTACGGCTGGATCGAATGGTACGATACCACTCAAACCTACGCCTGTCGCTCCTGTTACGCCCGATGCTCCTGTGATTCCGGTACTTCCCGTTACTCCAACTCCAGTTGCTCCCGTAACTCCCGTTGCTCCTGCTCCAGCAAGCAATCTGTAATCCTGTGAAGTCCTCGGCGTTCCGGTTGGCGATGCTACATTCGTAATATACGTACTGCCGTTGAACGTTACTACTTGACCCGCTGGATAAGTTGGGGCTACGGCTGGATCGAATGGTACAATGCCACTCAAACCTACGCCTGTAGCTCCCGTTTCACCTGACGCACCTGTGGCTCCTGTAGGTCCTGCACCTGCAAGCAATGTATAGTCTGGCGAAGTACCTGGCGTACCCGTAGGAGAAGCCACAGTCGTTATATACGTACTGCCATTAAAGGTAACGACCTGACCTGCTGGGTACGTTGGAGCTACTGCAGGGTCAAACGGAACTGCACCATTGAGACCGATGCCCGTAGCTCCGGTCGCACCTGTAACTCCCGATCCTGCTAACAACGTATAATCTGGCGAACTTCCTGGCGTACCCGTTGGCGAAGCGACATTTGTAATGTAAGTACTGCCACCAAACGTGACGATCTGTCCAGATGGATATGTTGGGGCTAATGCGGGATCGAATGGCACGATGCCACTTAATCCTGCACCTGTGGCTCCAGTTACACCACTCGCCCCCGCAGCAGCGATTAATGTGTAATCTGATGAAGATCCTGGTGTTCCTAGAGGGCCAGCTACACTCGCAATGTAAGTACTACCGTTATACGTAATGACTTGACCTGCTGGATAACCCGGGGCGAGTGCTGGATTAAATGCCACGGCTCCTGTCAAACCAGCTCCGGTTGCTCCCGTCGTTCCACCTGACAGCAAAAGAGTGTAGTCTGGAGAACTTCCGGGTGTACCCAAGGGACCGTTTGCGTTGGCAACATAAAGACTGCCCTCGTAGCTTACTACTTGACCTTGAGCATAAGTTGGTCCCAGTGCAGGATCATATGCAGTAATATTGTTCAAGCCAACACCAGGTGCTCCTGCCGACCCCTGTGCTCCCTGTGGACCGACTGGGCCAATTCCTCCAGGTGTTCCAGTAGCCCCTTTCACCCCAGGGACTCCCGGGACACCGGGTACCCCCGGAACTCCTGGCACTCCCTGTGGACCAGCTGGTCCGGTAATCCCTCCAGTTCCAAGAGTTGTCGTCGCCCGGCCTAATGATATGGAGATTGATCGAATTAATCCCACAAGTTTATCTTTTTCTGCAGGTGGTGCTTCCAGAAGCAACGTCACACTTAACAAGTCATCCAGTAAGTTTTGCAAGTTACCTGCGAGATTAATAAGAGGAACAGGGACAACCTCTGACCCTGCAATCGTTAATTCCAATACGGCTTGTAATTCTGCCTTTACCCCGGCACGAAATCCGGATTGATTCACAAAAGTAAGTAACTGACGTAATGCGTTCTGCAAAGACATTATATTGGCTGAAGTCGGCTGACTGATTGCAGCAGGAATAGCCACAGCCAAAGAACGAAGTATGGATTCAAACTGCTCCAGTTCTATTGTGGTTATTGGAATAAACGGAGAGCCCGCTCTAAAAGATCTGCCTTCCAGGAATGCTTTAATATTGACCCTTTTTCGATCATCGGACATGCTTTACTCAATCCTCCTCTATCTTGCTTGCTTTTCAAGCTTATGTAACATAAGAAGGAAATTTATCTTGGACACTCTTTTTAGTCAAAAAAAGACCATTCATGTTCCACGTTGAACAAGATTAAACGGTAGTCTTCAACAAAAAAACACCCTCCTTAAGAGGGTGTTTCCGCACTTTTTGTATGAAATTCAGGCTATTTCGATGAATCCAAAGGAAATTGCAAAATAAACTCTGTTCCTTCGCCAAGTACACTATTGACAGTAATCATGCCTTGATGCGCATCAACAATATTTTTCACAATCGCTAACCCAAGCCCCGTACCTGCACTTTCTCCCCGAACACGAGCCTTGTCTGCTTTGTAGAATCGTTCAAAAATAAATGGCAAGTCGGATGAAGGGATGCCTACACCCTGATCCTTTACAGAAACTCTGACAAATGGAGCACGAAGATAAGTGACCCGCTCGGCTGAGATCATTACATTTTTGCCAGTAGGTGTATGTCTGAACGCATTATCCAGCAAATTCGTAAATACTTGCTCAAGTCGATCCTCATCTGCTTGTTGAAGTTCAATGGTTGATTGTTCGAACTCAAAGTGCAGTTGAATTCCCTGTTCTTTTGAACGCACAGAGAACTTCCGATATACACGTTCAAGTAGCTCTCCGAGGTCAACTTCCTTCATCACCATGTCCGTGTGTCCAGCTTCCATCCGTGCCAGATCAAGCAAGTCTTTAACCAGTCTGCCCATCCGCAGGGACTCATCATGAATGACCTGGATCAGTTCTTCGCTCTCTTCCGGTGAGGTTGCCATGCCGTCCAGAAGGGCTTCACTGTAGCCTTGCATCATGGATAGCGGAGTTCGTATCTCATGAGATACGTTAGCTACGAAATCACGCCGCATTTTCTCCAGTCGCACTTCTTCTGTTACATCTCTTAAGACAGCCACAGCCCCTCTGACAACACTGTCAGCGTACAACGGTGCCATCTGAACAGACCAGACACCTTGCTGTACGTGAACATTGGAGTTCTGGTCCCCACCTTGCTCCATCACCATTCTGAACAAAGGAAGAAGGGGCTCAGGTACATCACGCGAAGTCTTGTCAGACTGCTCGGATTCTTGTCCTTCGTCCATTTTTGCCCAATCGAGATCATACCATGCCTGCATGATCTTCTCTCCAGGCGGATTCGTCAGAATAACTTTGCCTTCACCATCAAATGTAACCACCGCATCGGTCATGCTGCGAAGCACACTCGCCAAATGTTCCTTCTCATGGTTAAGGTTTCGAATATTATCTTCCAGTTGGGCAGCCATATGATTAAATGTGTTGGCAAGTTCACCAATCTCATCACTCGTTACCAGGGAGAGACGTGTTCCGTAGTTCCCTTTGCGAATCGCATTGGCTGCCTGAATCAATTGCTGCATGGGCTGCGTTATTTTAGTGAATAGAAACAATGCAAAAAACGTGGTTAAACTGAATCCGATTATACAGATATAGGTGAACAACCGCTTAATATCTCTGGATTCGGATTCTGCAAAGTTCGTATCAATGTAGGGCAGCAAAAAAAGACCCAGCGCTATAAGTACACAACCCACAAGGCAGATAATAGTGATCCATAACTTCCCGACCAGTGATCTCCAGAAACTAAAACTACTTCGGTACTTCCAGTTTATAACCCACACCCCACACCGTCGTAATCATGGCCGCCGATTCAGGCGATACCTTGTTAAGTTTCTCGCGAAGACGCTTCACGTGCGTATCCACGGTACGAAGATCGCCAAAGAATTCGTAATTCCATACATCTTTGAGCAATTCTTCTCTGGAGAAAACTTTGTCGGGAGATGTTGCCAGGTAGTGCAGCAATTCATATTCTTTTGGTGTAAGACTAATCTCTTCGCCACCAGCGGTTACCCGGTGGGCATCATGCTCAATAACCAGATGCGGGAACACGATGTTGTTACTCGAATTGCTCTCTTTGGAGAGATAAGCTGTCGCGGAAGATCGACGCAAAATCGCTTTGACGCGATAAATCACTTCACGCGGGCTGAATGGTTTTACAACATAATCATCAGCGCCAACTTCGAAGCCTTGAACCCGGTTAATCTCTTCACCTTTTGCAGTGAGCATCAAAACCGGCGTTGATTTCACCTGACGAAGACGGGTACACACTTCAACTCCATCCATACCCGGCAACATCACATCAAGCAAAATCAGACCGTAGTCCCCTGCTGTTGCTTTACGCAGCGCAGTTTCCCCATCCTCAGCTTCATCGATTTCATAACCTTCTTTTTCAAGATACATTTTCAAAAGCCTGCGGATTCTCTCTTCGTCATCCACGACCAGTATTCGATTCTCATGTTCAGCCATGCCTCTCCAGCCCCTTTGCAATAACTCCTCATCACTTCTATTATGTTCGATCTGACGAACAATATTTGAATACCCTTCAATAAAAAGGTACGTTTGTGTTTCCCGCTTCTAAACTCAACCTTTGCAATACGAGTCTGTCCTAGTCAGCTCCAGCATAAGAATGTAATCCGGCAATGATCAGATTCACTCCAACCAGCGTAAACATAACCACCAGGAAACCAAGAACTGCAAGCCATGCAGACTTCTGACCTTGCCAACCTCTGGATAAACGCAAATGCAGATACACACTATAATATAGCCATGTAATCAATGCCCACACCTCTTTGGGGTCCCAACCCCAAAAGCGACTCCAGGCAATCTGAGCCCAGATCATGGCAAAAATTAATGCTCCCAGCGTAAATATCGGAAAACCAATGGCAATCGCGCGATAACTTATCTCATCCAGATCATCGGCATCGATTCCATCCATCATTGGCTGTAACGCTTGTCCCAGTGGTCTGCGCACAAGAAGTCGTACAATTCCATACAGGATCAGACCTACAATAAGTGACCAAACCACCGTATTCAGCTTGCGCCCGGCATTTACCCCGTTCATCCAGGAAGGCGTCTCAAGTAAAGGTTTTTTTATGCCAAGAAACGGTGTCATGCTCTCCACTTCGCTATTATATGGTGCAAAAATCGGAGGCATGCGATAAATCACTTTCTCTATTGTACTATTTTCCTGTACCTCTGTGTCAATGCTGACCGTTTTCTGTACAAAAACCGCCTCGTAACCAGCTGTACGAAAGGCAAATACCGTTCCGATGAATCCGATGACTACAACAATCGTAACCAGGGTGAATTCAACCCATCCTCGTTGACGTCTTGAAGATTTGTCCTTACCACTGAAATCAACAGTACGGAGCAAATACATGAACCCTGCGGCAAAACCCACGGCGAAGAATGCTTCACCAAGCGCCGCCAACGTCACGTGAATTTTCAGCCAGATGGACTGAAGCGCCGGGATTAATGGTTGTACCTCCTGAGGAAATACAGCGGCGTACGCCATAATAATAATGGTAAGTGGTAAAGCAAACAAACCCAGTAATGACTTGCGGTATATGGCATATACAACAATAAATGCAACCATGATCATCATGGACAGAAAAGACATGAACTCATACATGTTACTAACCGGGATATGACCTGCCCCAGCCCATCGGGTTACAAAAAATACGATATGTGCCGCCAAGGCGACAGTCGAAGCGATAAAAGCTCTTTTACCCCAGCGATTCATATGGTCCAGAGGATCACGATTACTCCATTTTTTGCCCATGACCGCGACAGCATATAACAAGAATGCAGCACAATAGAGAAAGAAAGATACGATAAATGCGTCGCTGCTGAAATCCAATAATCTCATGCCTGGTTCCCCCCGTTATCCAACGACTTCTCTTCAACTTCCAGATTCATCTGTTTCAAAACGGCCGCAACTTCACGCCTGAAGCCAAACCAGTTTTTGTTGGTATGTCCACCCAAGGTGAGCTGTTTATCATCAAAACGAATCCAGATGCGGCGATGATGCCAATAAAAACCCATGACCAGACCCAACATAACAATACCGGCTCCTACCCACACAAAAGGCATTGCCTTATCCACTCTTATATTGAGATAACTTACGGACTGAATAATATCGACCTTGTCCATGCTGTCTACTTCCAGCTGTAAAGGAATATCAGCTCCAATCAGCTGTTGGTTAATCGCATCCTGTTGAAACCGTTGTTTATCAATCTGCTTCGCAAAGTACAGATATTGTATCCCCTCTTCGGGCAGATCCGGTCCCGTGATGAGAAAGAGAAAAGCAGGTGCATTAGGTGAAGGCGATTTTGATTTGGGCTGACCATTCTCATCCAATCCAAAGTCCATAAACTTTTCTTTTACCGTGAGCTTATAAGGACCAGCTTCAAATGTTCTTTGGGTATCTACCATATCGATCTTAATTGGCCCATATACTTCACCCGTCTTTGTATTGACCAGATCAGGCGTTACGGACCGAATGGTGGGTGTTAGATCATAATCAAACTGATATGCTTTCAGACCGTTATAATTCAATGGATGATTCACGCGTACATCATGTCTGGCTACCTCAGCTAACTGAGGTTTCTTCGAGAGATCTGAACAATCTGCTGTACATTCATACAAAACAACTTTTGTTTCGAACAATTTTGGAACGGTCTTATTCAGGTTACGGAATTGCTCAGGTACTTCTTCCTCACTGTAGAATTCAACATTAAACTGTTCATTTTGCAGATACATCGACGTATTCGGGATCTTTTTGATCTCACCTTCAGGAAAAGCGACATGCTCGTCCAGATTCAGACCTGGAAGCCCTCGTGCGAGCACCGCCAGCAGAAATATAATGAGTCCAATATGGATGACATATGGGCCCCATCGACTGAATCGCTGTTTCTCTGCGAGTAATGCATCCCCCTGGGTGTGCACGCGGTATCCTTTCTTTTTCAGCGGCGTAACCGCTTTCTTAATCCAGTCTTCTGGTGCCTCTTCGATGGTACCTTGGTACACCAGACGCTGTCTTGTCAAAAATTGCGTATGCTTACGTATTCTCTGTTTATTCAATGCTTTG
Proteins encoded in this region:
- the serA gene encoding phosphoglycerate dehydrogenase, which translates into the protein MYKVLVSDPISDLGIQQLVDANDVVVEKKTGLSEDELVAIIGDYDALLVRSQTRVTDRIMTAGTNLKVIGRAGVGVDNIDLEAATQRGIIVINAPDGNTITTCEHTFAMMMALARHIPQAYAKTIQGTWDRKTFLGVELRNKTLGVLGMGRIGSEVAKRAKAFGMDILAYDPFLTEERAEKLQVKLASVDDIIRNADFMTVHTPLTPETRHMISRPQFEVMKKGMRIINCARGGVVDEMALVEAIDQGIVAGAAFDVFESEPPAADHPFLNHPSIIVTPHLGASTVEAQENVAIDVSEQVLHILRNEPFKNAVNMPAVAPTVMNKLQPYFKLGETLGSFAAQITQNAVQEIRIDYAGELSEVDTSPLTRYIVKGILARHLGGEANIVNSMHLAKIRDLNVVVSQTSATKGFTNLITVTLVTTQDAEERRVAGTLLAGYGERIVRLDKFPVDIAPESHQILISHNDKPGIIGRVGTLLGQNDVNIASMQVGRKIIGGAAIMILTVDKAVPKDVLVQLAALPEINTAVEIVLE
- a CDS encoding collagen-like repeat preface domain-containing protein, producing MSDDRKRVNIKAFLEGRSFRAGSPFIPITTIELEQFESILRSLAVAIPAAISQPTSANIMSLQNALRQLLTFVNQSGFRAGVKAELQAVLELTIAGSEVVPVPLINLAGNLQNLLDDLLSVTLLLEAPPAEKDKLVGLIRSISISLGRATTTLGTGGITGPAGPQGVPGVPGVPGVPGVPGVKGATGTPGGIGPVGPQGAQGSAGAPGVGLNNITAYDPALGPTYAQGQVVSYEGSLYVANANGPLGTPGSSPDYTLLLSGGTTGATGAGLTGAVAFNPALAPGYPAGQVITYNGSTYIASVAGPLGTPGSSSDYTLIAAAGASGVTGATGAGLSGIVPFDPALAPTYPSGQIVTFGGSTYITNVASPTGTPGSSPDYTLLAGSGVTGATGATGIGLNGAVPFDPAVAPTYPAGQVVTFNGSTYITTVASPTGTPGTSPDYTLLAGAGPTGATGASGETGATGVGLSGIVPFDPAVAPTYPAGQVVTFNGSTYITNVASPTGTPRTSQDYRLLAGAGATGVTGATGVGVTGSTGITGASGVTGATGVGLSGIVPFDPAVAPTYSSGQVVTFNGSTYIANVASPTGTPGTSPDYTLLAGVGATGVTGATGVGVTGSTGETGATGLVGLTGATGVGLSGIVPFDPAVAPTFSSGQVVTFNGSTYIANVASPTGTPGTSPDYTLLAGVGATGDTGATGVGVTGSTGETGASGVTGATGVGLSGIVPFDPAVAPTYPAGQVVTFNGSTYITNVASPTGTPRTSQDYRLLAGAGATGVTGATGVGVTGSTGITGASGVTGATGVGLSGIVPFDPAVAPTYSSGQVVTFNGSTYIANVASPTGTPGTSPDYTLLAGVGATGVTGATGVGVTGSTGETGATGLVGLTGATGVGLSGIVPFDPAVAPTYPAGQVVTFNGSTYIANVASPTGTPGTSSDYTLLAGAGATGVTGATGVGVTGSTGATGASGVTGATGVGLSGIVPFDPAVAPTYPADQVVTFNGSTYIANVASPTGTPGTSPDYTLLAGVGATGVTGATGVGVTGSTGETGATGLVGLTGATGVGLSGIVPFDPAAAPTYPSGQVVTFNGSTYIANVASPTGTPGTSPDYTLLADAGATGVTGATGVGVTGSTGATGETGATGVTGLTGATGVGVTGETGATGVGITGITGATGVTGETGATGVGVTGSTGATGATGETGATGITGATGVGVTGITGATGATGETGATGITGATGVGVTGITGSTGATGETGVTGITGATGVGVTGITGPTGATGETGATGITGATGVGVTGSTGATGVTGETGATGATGITGATGVGVTGITGATGITGETGATGITGATGVGLTGSTGATGATGETGATGATGVGVTGSTGVTGATGATGTSVTSNSAFAENTNGTIVVILGGTLVPLPNNQNIGTGITVNGANDTFTLTNAGRYYISYKISLTAALAIQSRVLLNGTAIPASVVSPVLSLSQLQSDFMVTVTAGSTIQLQLFGLVGTAILSPPGATLNIIQLS
- a CDS encoding ATP-binding protein, translating into MGCVLIALGLFLLPYIDTNFAESESRDIKRLFTYICIIGFSLTTFFALFLFTKITQPMQQLIQAANAIRKGNYGTRLSLVTSDEIGELANTFNHMAAQLEDNIRNLNHEKEHLASVLRSMTDAVVTFDGEGKVILTNPPGEKIMQAWYDLDWAKMDEGQESEQSDKTSRDVPEPLLPLFRMVMEQGGDQNSNVHVQQGVWSVQMAPLYADSVVRGAVAVLRDVTEEVRLEKMRRDFVANVSHEIRTPLSMMQGYSEALLDGMATSPEESEELIQVIHDESLRMGRLVKDLLDLARMEAGHTDMVMKEVDLGELLERVYRKFSVRSKEQGIQLHFEFEQSTIELQQADEDRLEQVFTNLLDNAFRHTPTGKNVMISAERVTYLRAPFVRVSVKDQGVGIPSSDLPFIFERFYKADKARVRGESAGTGLGLAIVKNIVDAHQGMITVNSVLGEGTEFILQFPLDSSK
- a CDS encoding response regulator transcription factor; translated protein: MAEHENRILVVDDEERIRRLLKMYLEKEGYEIDEAEDGETALRKATAGDYGLILLDVMLPGMDGVEVCTRLRQVKSTPVLMLTAKGEEINRVQGFEVGADDYVVKPFSPREVIYRVKAILRRSSATAYLSKESNSSNNIVFPHLVIEHDAHRVTAGGEEISLTPKEYELLHYLATSPDKVFSREELLKDVWNYEFFGDLRTVDTHVKRLREKLNKVSPESAAMITTVWGVGYKLEVPK
- the ccsA gene encoding cytochrome c biogenesis protein CcsA — its product is MRLLDFSSDAFIVSFFLYCAAFLLYAVAVMGKKWSNRDPLDHMNRWGKRAFIASTVALAAHIVFFVTRWAGAGHIPVSNMYEFMSFLSMMIMVAFIVVYAIYRKSLLGLFALPLTIIIMAYAAVFPQEVQPLIPALQSIWLKIHVTLAALGEAFFAVGFAAGFMYLLRTVDFSGKDKSSRRQRGWVEFTLVTIVVVIGFIGTVFAFRTAGYEAVFVQKTVSIDTEVQENSTIEKVIYRMPPIFAPYNSEVESMTPFLGIKKPLLETPSWMNGVNAGRKLNTVVWSLIVGLILYGIVRLLVRRPLGQALQPMMDGIDADDLDEISYRAIAIGFPIFTLGALIFAMIWAQIAWSRFWGWDPKEVWALITWLYYSVYLHLRLSRGWQGQKSAWLAVLGFLVVMFTLVGVNLIIAGLHSYAGAD
- a CDS encoding cytochrome c biogenesis protein ResB, yielding MFQNTKCECGHQNPVGTVLCEACGKPLLESEAKSDEVLEMRYDGMARRSQRSNPNIIDRIWNFFSSVKIAVYMIVFTLVGSMLGTIYPQESTFLNIDPSVYYKETYGQLGHIYYLLGLSHTYESWWFILLLVLIGASLVICSLDRVLPLYKALNKQRIRKHTQFLTRQRLVYQGTIEEAPEDWIKKAVTPLKKKGYRVHTQGDALLAEKQRFSRWGPYVIHIGLIIFLLAVLARGLPGLNLDEHVAFPEGEIKKIPNTSMYLQNEQFNVEFYSEEEVPEQFRNLNKTVPKLFETKVVLYECTADCSDLSKKPQLAEVARHDVRVNHPLNYNGLKAYQFDYDLTPTIRSVTPDLVNTKTGEVYGPIKIDMVDTQRTFEAGPYKLTVKEKFMDFGLDENGQPKSKSPSPNAPAFLFLITGPDLPEEGIQYLYFAKQIDKQRFQQDAINQQLIGADIPLQLEVDSMDKVDIIQSVSYLNIRVDKAMPFVWVGAGIVMLGLVMGFYWHHRRIWIRFDDKQLTLGGHTNKNWFGFRREVAAVLKQMNLEVEEKSLDNGGNQA